A window of the Natronomonas salina genome harbors these coding sequences:
- a CDS encoding AMP-dependent synthetase/ligase: MSGNTAAWMQAEEDYEDEVIGDNTIPRLFEESAARHASRDAQWYKGGVYDRSLAPEIVPAAPDGQFAALKYAEMQDVVHNLAAGFRDLGVEADTRVGIFADTRMEWAQTDFGILAAGGVVTTVYTESSPEQVQYLLDDPNASGVVVENAELLGRVLEVEDELDLEFIVVIDEFQGHDDRDDVLSLAEVYRRGEETFDRDEYETWLGERDVTDLASLIYTSGTTGQPKGVKLTHHNFRSNVNGIRKRVGPRPDKGPEIPVFDETDRVLSFLPLAHVFERVSGHFLQFGSGATVAYAESTDTVADDLELVQPTGASSVPRVYERIYDNIREEAPEAVFERAVAVAREYATTENPGLGLRVKHALFDKLVYSTVREQMGGNIEAFISGGGSLSKRLSQLFQGMGLPIYEGYGLTETSPVVSVNPPEDSRAGTLGPPLVNVDVRLDESVVSDDQREEADGPVGELHVKGPNVTEGYWERPGSTEEAFTQDGWFRTGDIIEQSDDGYLIYHDRLKQLIVLDTGKNIAPQPIEDEFATSERIDQAMVVGDNQKFIAALFVPNFESVRQWADEEGIAIPDDPEAMCEDDRVRAYIEAEVERVNETLSKSEQIKEFRLVPLEWDADNDLLTPSMKKKRRNILERFEGEVRKIYGDDYTDR, encoded by the coding sequence CTACGAGGACGAGGTGATCGGCGACAACACGATCCCTCGACTGTTCGAGGAGAGCGCTGCCCGCCACGCGAGTCGGGACGCCCAGTGGTACAAGGGTGGCGTCTACGACCGGTCGCTGGCCCCCGAGATCGTCCCGGCGGCGCCGGACGGCCAGTTCGCCGCGCTGAAGTACGCCGAGATGCAGGACGTCGTCCACAACCTCGCGGCGGGGTTCCGCGACCTCGGCGTGGAGGCCGACACCCGCGTCGGCATCTTCGCCGACACGCGGATGGAGTGGGCCCAGACCGACTTCGGCATCCTCGCCGCCGGCGGCGTCGTCACGACCGTCTACACCGAGTCGTCGCCGGAGCAGGTCCAGTACCTGCTCGACGACCCGAACGCCAGCGGCGTCGTCGTCGAGAACGCCGAACTGCTCGGCCGGGTCCTCGAGGTCGAGGACGAACTCGACCTGGAGTTCATCGTCGTCATCGACGAGTTCCAGGGCCACGACGACCGCGACGACGTCCTCTCGCTGGCCGAGGTCTACCGCCGCGGCGAGGAGACCTTCGACCGCGACGAGTACGAGACCTGGCTGGGCGAGCGGGACGTCACCGACCTCGCCTCGCTGATCTACACCTCCGGGACGACCGGCCAGCCGAAGGGCGTCAAGCTCACCCACCACAACTTCCGGTCGAACGTCAACGGCATCCGCAAGCGCGTCGGCCCGCGGCCCGACAAAGGCCCCGAAATCCCGGTCTTCGACGAGACCGACCGCGTCCTCTCGTTCCTTCCGCTGGCCCACGTCTTCGAGCGGGTCTCCGGGCACTTCCTCCAGTTCGGCTCCGGCGCCACCGTCGCCTACGCCGAGTCGACCGACACGGTCGCCGACGACCTCGAACTCGTCCAGCCGACCGGCGCGTCGTCGGTCCCCCGCGTCTACGAGCGCATCTACGACAACATCCGCGAGGAGGCGCCCGAGGCCGTCTTCGAGCGCGCCGTCGCCGTCGCTCGCGAGTACGCGACGACCGAGAACCCCGGCCTCGGACTCCGCGTCAAGCACGCCCTCTTCGACAAGCTGGTGTACTCCACCGTCCGCGAGCAGATGGGCGGGAACATCGAGGCGTTCATCAGCGGCGGCGGCAGCCTCTCGAAGCGCCTCTCCCAGCTCTTCCAGGGCATGGGCCTGCCGATCTACGAGGGGTACGGCCTCACCGAGACCTCGCCTGTCGTCTCCGTGAACCCGCCGGAGGACTCCCGGGCCGGCACGCTCGGCCCGCCGCTGGTCAACGTCGACGTCCGCCTCGACGAGTCCGTCGTCTCCGACGACCAGCGCGAGGAGGCCGACGGCCCCGTCGGCGAACTCCACGTCAAGGGCCCGAACGTCACCGAGGGCTACTGGGAGCGACCGGGCTCGACAGAGGAGGCGTTCACCCAGGACGGGTGGTTCCGCACCGGCGACATCATCGAGCAGAGCGACGACGGCTACCTGATCTACCACGACCGCCTCAAGCAGCTCATCGTCCTCGACACGGGCAAGAACATCGCCCCCCAGCCCATCGAGGACGAGTTCGCCACCTCCGAGCGCATCGACCAGGCGATGGTCGTCGGCGACAACCAGAAGTTCATCGCCGCGCTGTTCGTCCCCAACTTCGAGTCCGTCCGGCAGTGGGCCGACGAGGAGGGGATCGCCATCCCCGACGACCCCGAGGCGATGTGCGAGGACGACCGCGTCCGGGCGTACATCGAGGCGGAGGTCGAACGGGTCAACGAGACGCTCTCGAAGTCCGAGCAGATCAAGGAGTTCCGGCTGGTCCCGCTGGAGTGGGACGCCGACAACGACCTGCTGACGCCGTCGATGAAGAAGAAGCGCCGGAACATCCTCGAGCGGTTCGAGGGCGAGGTCCGCAAAATCTACGGCGACGACTACACCGACCGGTAA